Proteins co-encoded in one Populus trichocarpa isolate Nisqually-1 chromosome 10, P.trichocarpa_v4.1, whole genome shotgun sequence genomic window:
- the LOC7462682 gene encoding probable peroxygenase 4 isoform X2, with protein sequence MNSSTLSSTDKQQNGKFVPNDHNVLQKHVFFFDRNQDGIVYPWETFQGFRSIGCGILLSTASAFLINIALSQKTRPGKFPSLLFPIEVKNIQRAKHGSDSGVYDSEGRFVPAKFEEIFSKHARSHPNSLTSDELMGMLKANREPKDFKGWVASYTEWKILYTLCKDKDGLLHKDTIRAVYDGSLFERMEKERASPKKTAKRSWKSLLVVIA encoded by the exons ATGAATTCCTCCACCTTATCATCAACCGATAAGCAACAAAATG GGAAATTTGTACCAAATGATCATAACGTACTGCAGAAGCATGTCTTCTTCTTTGATAGGAATCAAGATGGCATTGTTTATCCCTGGGAGACGTTTCAAG GTTTTCGTTCAATTGGGTGTGGTATCTTGTTATCCACTGCCAGTGCCTTTCTGATCAATATCGCTCTCAGCCAGAAAACTCGACct GGGAAGTTTCCTTCTCTTTTGTTCCCTATTGAGGTTAAGAACATCCAGCGAGCCAAGCATGGGAGTGATTCTGGTGTATATGACAGTGAAGGAAG GTTTGTTCCTGCAAAATTTGAAGAAATCTTCAGCAAACATGCACGTTCACATCCAAATTCCTTGACATCAGACGAGCTGATGGGAATGCTCAAGGCTAACAGAGAACCCAAGGACTTCAAAGGATG GGTTGCTTCCTACACAGAATGGAAGATCCTGTACACTCTTTGCAAGGATAAGGATGGTTTGCTTCACAAGGATACTATTAGAGCTGTCTATGATGGAAGCTTATTTGAACGCATGGAGAAGGAAAGAGCATCACCAAAAAAGACAGC GAAGCGTTCTTGGAAAAGTCTCCTGGTTGTCATTGCCTAA
- the LOC7462682 gene encoding probable peroxygenase 4 isoform X1: MNSSTLSSTDKQQNGKFVPNDHNVLQKHVFFFDRNQDGIVYPWETFQGFRSIGCGILLSTASAFLINIALSQKTRPSNFHVLQGKFPSLLFPIEVKNIQRAKHGSDSGVYDSEGRFVPAKFEEIFSKHARSHPNSLTSDELMGMLKANREPKDFKGWVASYTEWKILYTLCKDKDGLLHKDTIRAVYDGSLFERMEKERASPKKTAKRSWKSLLVVIA, translated from the exons ATGAATTCCTCCACCTTATCATCAACCGATAAGCAACAAAATG GGAAATTTGTACCAAATGATCATAACGTACTGCAGAAGCATGTCTTCTTCTTTGATAGGAATCAAGATGGCATTGTTTATCCCTGGGAGACGTTTCAAG GTTTTCGTTCAATTGGGTGTGGTATCTTGTTATCCACTGCCAGTGCCTTTCTGATCAATATCGCTCTCAGCCAGAAAACTCGACct tCAAATTTTCATGTGTTACAGGGGAAGTTTCCTTCTCTTTTGTTCCCTATTGAGGTTAAGAACATCCAGCGAGCCAAGCATGGGAGTGATTCTGGTGTATATGACAGTGAAGGAAG GTTTGTTCCTGCAAAATTTGAAGAAATCTTCAGCAAACATGCACGTTCACATCCAAATTCCTTGACATCAGACGAGCTGATGGGAATGCTCAAGGCTAACAGAGAACCCAAGGACTTCAAAGGATG GGTTGCTTCCTACACAGAATGGAAGATCCTGTACACTCTTTGCAAGGATAAGGATGGTTTGCTTCACAAGGATACTATTAGAGCTGTCTATGATGGAAGCTTATTTGAACGCATGGAGAAGGAAAGAGCATCACCAAAAAAGACAGC GAAGCGTTCTTGGAAAAGTCTCCTGGTTGTCATTGCCTAA
- the LOC7462682 gene encoding probable peroxygenase 4 isoform X4, producing MNSSTLSSTDKQQNGKFVPNDHNVLQKHVFFFDRNQDGIVYPWETFQGFRSIGCGILLSTASAFLINIALSQKTRPGKFPSLLFPIEVKNIQRAKHGSDSGVYDSEGRFVPAKFEEIFSKHARSHPNSLTSDELMGMLKANREPKDFKGWVASYTEWKILYTLCKDKDGLLHKDTIRAVYDGSLFERMEKERASPKKTAVV from the exons ATGAATTCCTCCACCTTATCATCAACCGATAAGCAACAAAATG GGAAATTTGTACCAAATGATCATAACGTACTGCAGAAGCATGTCTTCTTCTTTGATAGGAATCAAGATGGCATTGTTTATCCCTGGGAGACGTTTCAAG GTTTTCGTTCAATTGGGTGTGGTATCTTGTTATCCACTGCCAGTGCCTTTCTGATCAATATCGCTCTCAGCCAGAAAACTCGACct GGGAAGTTTCCTTCTCTTTTGTTCCCTATTGAGGTTAAGAACATCCAGCGAGCCAAGCATGGGAGTGATTCTGGTGTATATGACAGTGAAGGAAG GTTTGTTCCTGCAAAATTTGAAGAAATCTTCAGCAAACATGCACGTTCACATCCAAATTCCTTGACATCAGACGAGCTGATGGGAATGCTCAAGGCTAACAGAGAACCCAAGGACTTCAAAGGATG GGTTGCTTCCTACACAGAATGGAAGATCCTGTACACTCTTTGCAAGGATAAGGATGGTTTGCTTCACAAGGATACTATTAGAGCTGTCTATGATGGAAGCTTATTTGAACGCATGGAGAAGGAAAGAGCATCACCAAAAAAGACAGC CGTTGTgtaa
- the LOC7462682 gene encoding probable peroxygenase 4 isoform X3, which produces MNSSTLSSTDKQQNGKFVPNDHNVLQKHVFFFDRNQDGIVYPWETFQGFRSIGCGILLSTASAFLINIALSQKTRPSNFHVLQGKFPSLLFPIEVKNIQRAKHGSDSGVYDSEGRFVPAKFEEIFSKHARSHPNSLTSDELMGMLKANREPKDFKGWVASYTEWKILYTLCKDKDGLLHKDTIRAVYDGSLFERMEKERASPKKTAVV; this is translated from the exons ATGAATTCCTCCACCTTATCATCAACCGATAAGCAACAAAATG GGAAATTTGTACCAAATGATCATAACGTACTGCAGAAGCATGTCTTCTTCTTTGATAGGAATCAAGATGGCATTGTTTATCCCTGGGAGACGTTTCAAG GTTTTCGTTCAATTGGGTGTGGTATCTTGTTATCCACTGCCAGTGCCTTTCTGATCAATATCGCTCTCAGCCAGAAAACTCGACct tCAAATTTTCATGTGTTACAGGGGAAGTTTCCTTCTCTTTTGTTCCCTATTGAGGTTAAGAACATCCAGCGAGCCAAGCATGGGAGTGATTCTGGTGTATATGACAGTGAAGGAAG GTTTGTTCCTGCAAAATTTGAAGAAATCTTCAGCAAACATGCACGTTCACATCCAAATTCCTTGACATCAGACGAGCTGATGGGAATGCTCAAGGCTAACAGAGAACCCAAGGACTTCAAAGGATG GGTTGCTTCCTACACAGAATGGAAGATCCTGTACACTCTTTGCAAGGATAAGGATGGTTTGCTTCACAAGGATACTATTAGAGCTGTCTATGATGGAAGCTTATTTGAACGCATGGAGAAGGAAAGAGCATCACCAAAAAAGACAGC CGTTGTgtaa
- the LOC7462683 gene encoding uncharacterized protein LOC7462683 translates to MALEWVVLGYAAGAEAIMVLLLTIPGLDGLRKGLSAVTRNLLKPFMSVVPFCLFLLMDIYWKYETRPSCEGESCTPTEHLRHQKSIMKSQRNALLIGVALVFYWLLYSVTHLVVKIEQLNQRVERLKNKE, encoded by the coding sequence ATGGCACTTGAATGGGTGGTACTAGGCTACGCCGCAGGAGCAGAGGCAATCATGGTCCTTCTCTTGACAATCCCTGGTCTTGACGGGCTGCGCAAGGGACTGAGCGCGGTGACACGTAATCTGCTGAAGCCGTTTATGTCGGTGGTGCCGTTTTGCCTGTTTCTGCTGATGGACATATACTGGAAGTACGAGACGAGGCCGAGCTGCGAGGGCGAGTCCTGTACTCCAACCGAGCACCTCCGACACCAGAAATCAATCATGAAGAGCCAGAGGAATGCCTTGTTGATCGGTGTTGCACTCGTTTTCTACTGGCTGCTTTACTCGGTTACTCATCTTGTTGTGAAGATCGAGCAGTTGAATCAGCGCGTCGAGAGGCTGAAGAACAAGGAGTAA
- the LOC7459758 gene encoding plasmodesmata-located protein 6, translating to MSRILTITTLISLLTITVLTAPATSSTDSFVFGGCSQLKYTPGSPYESNVNLLLTSLVSSAAFTTYNNFTIKSPTPQDTLYGLFQCRGDLSNGDCASCVARAVSQLGTLCLDSSGGALQLEGCFVKYDNTTFLGVEDKTEVLHKCGPLIGYDSDELNRRDAVLGYLGTSDGSYRPFRVGGSGDVSSVAQCVQDLSASECQDCLSEAIGRLKTVCGPAVWGDLYLAKCFVRFSKAGASSNGGNGHDNSGNDEVEKTLAILIGLIAAVALLIVFLSFFRKVCERERGCK from the exons ATGTCTAGAATATTAACGATCACAACTCTTATTTCCCTTCTCACAATCACAGTCCTTACAGCCCCAGCTACTTCCTCTACAGACTCTTTTGTCTTCGGTGGTTGTTCACAGCTAAAATACACACCAGGTTCTCCTTACGAGTCCAACGTTAACTTGCTACTCACATCCCTTGTCAGCTCAGCCGCGTTCACCACCTACAACAACTTCACCATCAAGTCCCCCACACCACAGGACACTCTTTACGGTCTCTTCCAATGCCGAGGAGACCTCTCCAATGGTGACTGTGCTAGCTGTGTAGCTCGTGCAGTGAGTCAGCTCGGCACTCTTTGCCTTGACTCGAGTGGTGGCGCCTTGCAGCTTGAAGGGTGTTTTGTAAAATATGATAACACGACGTTTCTTGGAGTGGAAGACAAGACGGAGGTGTTGCATAAATGTGGGCCGTTGATCGGCTATGATTCTGATGAATTGAACAGGCGTGATGCGGTGTTGGGTTACTTGGGGACTAGTGATGGGTCCTACAGGCCTTTCAGAGTTGGTGGGTCCGGGGATGTTTCTTCTGTGGCGCAGTGTGTCCAAGATTTGAGTGCGAGCGAGTGTCAGGATTGTTTGTCCGAGGCGATCGGACGGCTGAAAACAGTCTGCGGGCCCGCTGTTTGGGGGGACTTGTACTTGGCCAAGTGTTTTGTGCGGTTTTCCAAAGCTGGGGCCTCCTCCAACGGCGGAAATGGACATG ATAACAGCGGAAATGATGAAGTTGAGAAGACACTTGCAATTTTGATAGGACTTATTGCTGCGGTTGCATTACTCATCgtattcctttctttctttaggAAAGTTTGTGAAAGAGAAAGAG Gttgtaaataa